The following proteins are co-located in the Apium graveolens cultivar Ventura chromosome 5, ASM990537v1, whole genome shotgun sequence genome:
- the LOC141660464 gene encoding uncharacterized protein LOC141660464, which produces MSRKRRLKELEIVAFTEECSAILQKKLSPKLKDPGSFTIPCTIGTQNIGRALCDLGASVNLMPLSIFMKLGVGEVKPTSVRLQLTDRSYAYRRGIMEDVLVKGNRGQAP; this is translated from the coding sequence ATGTCAAGAAAGAGAAGATTGAAAGAACTTGAAATAGTGGCATTTACTGAAGAATGTAGTGCTATTTTACAGAAGAAATTATCCCCAAAACTCAAGGATCCTGGGAGTTTCACTATTCCATGCACTATTGGGACACAAAATATTGGGAGAGCtctatgtgatttgggagcaagcgTTAATTTAATGCCTCTATCCATTTTTATGAAGCTTGGAGTTGGAGAGGTAAAGCCTACTTCGGTGCGATTACAACTTACAGACAGATCATATGCATATCGAAGGGGAATAATGGAAGATGTTCTTGTCAAGGGGAATAGAGGTCAAGCTCCTTGA